In one window of Paraburkholderia phymatum STM815 DNA:
- the argJ gene encoding bifunctional glutamate N-acetyltransferase/amino-acid acetyltransferase ArgJ, which yields MAVNFPPIDPAQLRPVAGVTLGWAEANIRKPNRKDVLVISVDEGATVAGVFTSNRFCAAPVTVCRDHLERVRTGGKGIRALVVNTGNANAGTGEPGMKHALETCDELARLAGIAPEQVLPFSTGVILEPLPIDRLKAGLPAALANRQAAHWYDAAQAIMTTDTLPKAVSRRVQIDGHTVTMTGISKGAGMIKPNMATMLGFLAFDANVAQPVLDELVKHVADRSFNCITIDGDTSTNDSFILIASGKSSLPAITSTDSPAYAALSKAVTETAQALAQLIVRDGEGATKFMTVQVEGGSSIVECRQIAYAIGHSPLVKTAFYASDPNLGRILAAIGYAGVTDLDVGKIDLYLDDVLVAKAGGRNPEYKEEDGQRVMKKAEILIRVVLGRGNAQATIWTCDLSHEYVSINADYRS from the coding sequence ATGGCTGTCAATTTCCCCCCGATCGATCCCGCTCAACTCCGTCCCGTCGCCGGCGTCACGCTAGGCTGGGCCGAGGCAAACATCCGCAAGCCGAACCGCAAGGATGTGCTCGTCATTTCCGTCGACGAAGGTGCGACGGTGGCGGGCGTGTTCACGTCGAACCGCTTCTGCGCGGCGCCCGTGACGGTGTGCCGCGATCATCTCGAGCGCGTGCGTACGGGCGGCAAGGGCATCCGCGCGCTTGTCGTGAACACCGGTAACGCGAATGCCGGGACGGGCGAGCCGGGCATGAAGCATGCCCTCGAAACCTGTGACGAACTCGCGCGACTGGCGGGCATCGCGCCGGAACAGGTGCTGCCGTTCTCGACGGGCGTGATTCTCGAGCCGCTGCCCATCGACCGTCTGAAGGCGGGCTTGCCGGCTGCGCTGGCGAACCGCCAGGCGGCGCACTGGTACGACGCCGCGCAGGCCATCATGACCACCGACACGCTGCCGAAGGCCGTGTCGCGTCGGGTCCAGATCGATGGCCACACGGTCACGATGACGGGCATCAGCAAGGGCGCCGGCATGATCAAGCCGAACATGGCGACGATGCTCGGCTTCCTCGCATTCGACGCGAATGTCGCGCAGCCGGTGCTCGACGAGCTGGTGAAACATGTGGCCGATCGCTCGTTCAACTGCATCACGATCGACGGCGACACGTCGACGAACGACTCATTCATTCTGATTGCATCGGGCAAGTCGAGCCTGCCCGCCATCACGTCGACGGATTCGCCCGCCTACGCCGCGCTGAGCAAGGCCGTGACGGAAACGGCACAGGCGCTCGCCCAACTGATCGTCCGCGACGGCGAGGGCGCGACCAAATTCATGACGGTGCAGGTGGAAGGCGGATCGAGCATTGTCGAATGCCGCCAGATCGCGTATGCGATTGGCCATTCGCCGCTCGTGAAGACGGCGTTCTATGCATCGGACCCGAACCTCGGCCGCATTCTCGCCGCGATCGGCTATGCGGGCGTGACAGACCTGGACGTCGGCAAGATCGATCTGTATCTGGACGACGTGCTCGTCGCGAAGGCGGGCGGGCGCAATCCCGAGTACAAGGAAGAAGACGGACAGCGCGTCATGAAGAAGGCGGAAATCCTGATTCGCGTGGTGCTTGGCCGTGGCAATGCGCAGGCGACCATCTGGACGTGCGATCTGTCGCACGAGTACGTGAGCATCAATGCCGACTACCGTTCCTGA
- the secA gene encoding preprotein translocase subunit SecA, protein MTTGFLQKIFGSRNQRLVKQYQKTVAAINALEPQIEQLTDDQLRAKTTEFRQRVSSGESLDKLLPEAFAVCREASKRVLKMRHFDVQLIGGMVLHYGKIAEMRTGEGKTLVATLPVYLNALSGRGVHVVTVNDYLAQRDAEWMARLYNFLGMSVGINLSQMDHGLKQEAYAADITYGTNNEFGFDYLRDNMVYETDARVQRTLNFAVVDEVDSILIDEARTPLIISGQAEDHTELYVRMNALPPLLDRQIGEEKADGTGVEKPGDYTLDEKARQVFLTESGHEKAERLLAEWGLIGEGESLYAPQNITLMHHVYAALRAHTLFYKDQHYVVQNGEVVIVDEFTGRLMAGRRWSDGLHQAVEAKEHVKIQSENQTLASITFQNYFRMYAKLSGMTGTADTEAYEFNEIYGLETVVIPTNRPPKRIDKQDQIYKTAMERYNAVIRDIRDCYDRGQPVLVGTTSIENSELLSQLLNKAGLPHEVLNAKQHAREAAIVAEAGRPKRITIATNMAGRGTDIVLGGNAEKQAAFIEADLSIPEEEKAPRIQKLHDEWQTLHDQVKAAGGLHIIGTERHESRRIDNQLRGRAGRQGDPGSSRFYLSLEDPLLRIFAGDRVRAIMDRLKMPEGEAIEAGIVTRSIESAQRKVEARNFDIRKQLLEYDDVSNDQRKVIYQQRNELLEAHDITETIGAMRHGVITDIVRQFVPAGSIEEQWDVPELEEALRNDWQLDLAIQEMINESQSIDPDEILEAVLAAADEAYESKVEQVGRESFSAFERSVMLQTLDRSWREHLAALDHLRQGIHLRGYAQKNPKQEYKREAFELFAAMLDSVKLEVTRIVMNVQIQSPEQLEQAAEQMEEQGSHLENVEFRHADYSEGGAAVAAAPVAANAAAAMIGDAMAHGGSAAAPFSGDAVPKVGRNDPCPCGSGKKYKQCHGKIA, encoded by the coding sequence ATGACCACCGGTTTTCTACAAAAGATTTTTGGCAGCCGCAATCAGCGGCTCGTCAAGCAATATCAAAAGACCGTCGCGGCGATCAATGCGCTCGAACCGCAGATCGAGCAATTGACGGACGATCAACTGCGCGCGAAAACCACGGAATTCCGGCAACGCGTGAGCAGCGGCGAGTCGCTCGACAAGCTGCTGCCCGAGGCGTTCGCGGTGTGCCGCGAGGCGAGCAAGCGCGTGCTGAAGATGCGGCACTTCGACGTGCAGCTGATCGGCGGCATGGTCCTGCACTACGGCAAGATCGCCGAAATGCGCACGGGCGAGGGCAAGACGCTCGTCGCGACGCTGCCGGTGTATCTCAACGCGTTGTCGGGCCGTGGCGTGCACGTCGTCACGGTGAACGACTACCTCGCGCAGCGCGACGCCGAATGGATGGCGCGTCTGTACAACTTTCTCGGGATGTCGGTAGGTATCAACCTGTCGCAGATGGATCATGGCCTGAAGCAGGAAGCGTACGCCGCGGACATCACGTACGGGACGAACAACGAATTTGGCTTCGACTATCTGCGCGACAACATGGTCTACGAGACCGATGCGCGCGTGCAGCGAACGCTGAACTTCGCGGTCGTCGACGAAGTGGACTCGATCCTGATCGACGAAGCCCGTACGCCGCTGATCATCTCCGGCCAGGCTGAGGATCACACCGAACTCTACGTGCGGATGAATGCGCTGCCGCCGCTGCTCGACCGCCAGATCGGCGAAGAGAAAGCCGACGGCACGGGCGTGGAGAAGCCGGGCGACTACACGCTGGACGAGAAGGCGCGCCAGGTGTTCCTGACGGAATCGGGACACGAGAAGGCCGAGCGTCTGCTCGCCGAGTGGGGCCTGATCGGCGAGGGCGAAAGCCTGTACGCGCCCCAGAACATCACGCTGATGCACCATGTGTACGCCGCGCTGCGCGCCCATACGCTGTTCTACAAGGACCAGCACTATGTCGTGCAGAACGGCGAGGTGGTGATCGTCGACGAATTCACGGGCCGTCTGATGGCAGGCCGCCGCTGGTCAGACGGTCTGCATCAGGCCGTGGAGGCGAAGGAACACGTGAAGATCCAGAGCGAGAACCAGACACTCGCTTCGATCACGTTCCAGAACTACTTCCGCATGTACGCGAAGTTGTCGGGCATGACGGGTACGGCCGACACCGAAGCGTACGAATTCAACGAGATTTACGGCCTCGAAACGGTCGTGATTCCCACCAATCGCCCGCCGAAGCGGATCGACAAGCAGGATCAGATCTACAAGACGGCGATGGAGCGCTACAACGCGGTCATTCGCGATATCCGCGATTGCTACGACCGCGGTCAGCCGGTGCTGGTCGGCACGACGTCGATCGAAAACTCCGAACTGCTGTCGCAACTGCTGAACAAGGCGGGCTTGCCGCACGAAGTGCTGAACGCAAAGCAGCACGCGCGCGAAGCGGCGATCGTTGCGGAAGCGGGCCGTCCGAAGCGCATTACGATCGCGACCAACATGGCCGGCCGTGGTACCGACATCGTGCTGGGCGGCAATGCCGAAAAGCAGGCTGCGTTCATCGAAGCCGACCTGTCGATCCCCGAGGAAGAAAAAGCGCCGCGCATCCAGAAGTTGCACGACGAGTGGCAGACGCTGCACGATCAGGTGAAGGCCGCGGGCGGCCTGCACATCATCGGCACCGAGCGTCACGAATCGCGTCGTATCGACAACCAGCTGCGCGGCCGCGCCGGCCGTCAGGGCGATCCGGGTTCGTCGCGTTTCTACCTGTCGCTGGAAGATCCGCTGCTGCGCATTTTCGCGGGCGACCGCGTGCGCGCCATCATGGACCGCCTGAAAATGCCGGAAGGCGAGGCGATCGAGGCAGGCATCGTCACGCGCTCAATCGAATCGGCGCAGCGCAAGGTCGAAGCGCGCAACTTCGATATCCGCAAGCAGCTGCTCGAATACGACGACGTGTCGAACGATCAGCGCAAGGTGATCTACCAGCAGCGCAACGAACTGCTCGAAGCGCACGACATCACCGAAACCATCGGCGCGATGCGTCATGGCGTGATTACGGACATCGTCCGGCAGTTCGTGCCGGCGGGCAGCATCGAAGAGCAGTGGGACGTGCCCGAGCTCGAAGAGGCATTGCGCAACGACTGGCAGCTCGATCTCGCCATTCAGGAGATGATCAACGAGTCGCAGTCGATCGATCCAGACGAGATTCTCGAAGCCGTGCTCGCAGCCGCCGACGAAGCCTACGAGTCGAAGGTCGAGCAGGTCGGCCGTGAATCGTTCAGCGCGTTCGAGCGCTCGGTCATGCTGCAGACGCTCGACCGTAGCTGGCGCGAGCACCTCGCCGCTCTCGATCACCTTCGTCAGGGCATCCATCTGCGCGGCTACGCGCAGAAAAACCCGAAGCAGGAATACAAGCGCGAAGCGTTCGAACTGTTCGCTGCGATGCTCGACTCGGTGAAACTGGAAGTCACGCGTATCGTGATGAACGTGCAGATCCAGTCGCCGGAACAGCTCGAACAGGCGGCCGAGCAGATGGAAGAGCAAGGCAGCCATCTCGAGAACGTCGAGTTCCGTCACGCCGATTATTCCGAAGGCGGCGCGGCCGTCGCGGCGGCGCCCGTTGCCGCGAATGCAGCGGCTGCGATGATCGGCGACGCCATGGCTCACGGCGGGAGCGCGGCAGCGCCGTTCTCCGGCGACGCCGTACCGAAGGTCGGCCGCAACGACCCGTGCCCATGCGGCAGCGGCAAGAAGTACAAGCAGTGCCACGGCAAGATTGCGTGA
- a CDS encoding DUF721 domain-containing protein has protein sequence MSRFSPFSRQSLKPGPKLGSRSFDVRRPQAVAEVLNRTDAFAALRAGVEQIAALERDLTELLPDYLATSVEPGFIKDGVLALFAAHNALAARLRHLEPRLLSELQQRGWPVNSLRIRVRPQPAKEPARAKEARMSRVGADALHALSESLEPSPLQAALARMAARHRK, from the coding sequence ATGAGCCGTTTTTCACCGTTTTCAAGGCAATCGCTGAAACCGGGCCCGAAGCTGGGCTCCCGGTCGTTCGACGTACGCCGGCCACAGGCCGTTGCCGAAGTCCTGAATCGTACCGACGCGTTCGCCGCGCTGCGCGCCGGCGTCGAGCAGATTGCCGCGCTGGAACGCGATCTCACCGAACTGCTGCCCGATTATCTGGCGACGAGCGTCGAGCCCGGCTTCATCAAGGACGGCGTGCTCGCGCTGTTCGCCGCCCACAATGCGCTCGCTGCGCGGTTGCGGCATCTGGAGCCACGTTTGCTGTCGGAACTGCAGCAGCGCGGCTGGCCGGTCAATTCCTTGCGGATTCGCGTGCGTCCGCAGCCGGCGAAAGAACCGGCGCGTGCAAAAGAGGCGCGCATGTCGCGCGTCGGCGCCGATGCACTGCACGCACTCAGCGAATCGCTCGAGCCTTCGCCGCTGCAAGCCGCATTGGCGCGCATGGCGGCTCGCCATCGGAAGTGA
- the lpxC gene encoding UDP-3-O-acyl-N-acetylglucosamine deacetylase — protein sequence MLKQRTIKQIVKTVGIGLHSGRKVNLTLRPAAPDTGIVFCRVDLPTPVDIPASAMAIGDTRLASVLQKDGARVSTIEHLMSACAGLGIDNLYVDVTAEEIPIMDGSAASFVFLIQSAGIEEQNAAKKFIKVTKPVEIRDGDKFARLDPYFGFKLKFTIDFRHPAVDKTGQALEVDFANTSYVREIARARTFGFAHEVEMMRELGLARGGSMDNAIVLDEYRILNNDGLRYDDEFVKHKMLDAIGDLYVVGHPLLAAYDAYKSGHGLNNALLRELLAHEDSYEIVTFDDPLKAPRGFAYDTQTAFA from the coding sequence ATGTTGAAGCAGCGCACTATCAAACAGATCGTCAAAACGGTTGGCATCGGCCTGCATTCAGGGCGCAAGGTCAACCTGACGCTCCGCCCGGCAGCGCCGGACACGGGCATTGTGTTCTGCCGCGTGGATTTGCCCACGCCGGTGGACATTCCCGCGTCGGCGATGGCGATCGGCGATACGCGGCTCGCATCGGTGTTGCAGAAAGACGGCGCGCGCGTGTCGACGATCGAACACCTGATGTCCGCGTGCGCGGGCCTCGGCATCGACAATCTTTACGTCGACGTCACGGCCGAAGAAATCCCCATCATGGACGGCAGCGCGGCGTCCTTTGTGTTCCTGATCCAGTCGGCGGGAATCGAAGAGCAGAACGCGGCGAAGAAATTTATCAAGGTCACGAAGCCGGTCGAAATCCGCGACGGCGACAAGTTCGCACGTCTCGATCCATACTTTGGCTTCAAGCTGAAATTCACGATCGACTTCCGTCATCCCGCAGTGGACAAAACCGGTCAGGCGCTCGAAGTGGACTTCGCGAACACGTCGTATGTGCGCGAGATCGCCCGCGCCCGTACGTTCGGCTTTGCGCACGAGGTCGAGATGATGCGTGAACTGGGGCTGGCGCGTGGCGGCAGCATGGACAACGCAATCGTGCTGGACGAGTACCGCATCCTGAACAACGACGGCCTGCGTTACGACGACGAGTTCGTCAAGCACAAGATGCTGGACGCGATCGGCGATCTGTATGTGGTCGGCCACCCTTTGCTGGCCGCGTATGACGCGTACAAGTCGGGCCACGGCCTGAACAACGCGCTGCTGCGTGAACTGCTGGCGCACGAAGATTCGTACGAAATTGTCACGTTCGACGATCCGCTGAAGGCGCCGCGTGGTTTTGCCTACGACACGCAGACGGCGTTCGCGTAA
- a CDS encoding peroxiredoxin, protein MIQVGEKLPPATVYELIEDAREGCTIGPNSFDVREQTAGKRVVIFGLPGAFTPTCSAKHVPGYVEQADKLHAAGIDEIWCVSVNDAFVMGAWARDQHASGKVRMMADGSAAFTRALGLEQDLSARGMGIRSQRYAMVVDDGVVKTLHVEAPGKFEVSDAASILATLSQP, encoded by the coding sequence ATGATTCAGGTAGGTGAAAAGCTTCCCCCGGCGACCGTTTACGAGTTGATCGAAGACGCTCGCGAGGGCTGCACGATCGGGCCGAACAGCTTCGACGTGCGCGAGCAGACGGCCGGCAAGCGCGTGGTGATCTTCGGATTGCCCGGCGCGTTCACGCCGACCTGTTCGGCGAAGCACGTGCCGGGCTACGTCGAACAGGCAGACAAGTTGCACGCTGCCGGGATCGACGAAATCTGGTGCGTATCCGTCAACGACGCGTTCGTGATGGGCGCGTGGGCACGCGATCAGCACGCCTCGGGCAAGGTGCGCATGATGGCGGACGGCAGCGCGGCTTTCACCCGAGCCCTCGGTCTGGAGCAGGATCTGTCGGCGCGCGGCATGGGAATCCGTTCCCAGCGCTACGCAATGGTGGTCGACGACGGCGTGGTCAAGACGCTGCACGTCGAAGCACCCGGCAAGTTCGAAGTGAGCGATGCGGCCAGTATTCTCGCGACGTTGAGCCAGCCATGA
- the ftsZ gene encoding cell division protein FtsZ translates to MEFQMLETETNGTIIKVVGVGGAGGNAVMHMINRGVQGVDFIVMNTDAQALSRSRAPNVIQLGNTGLGAGAKPEMGRAAAEEARERIADALRGAHMVFITAGMGGGTGTGAAPVVAQIAKEMGILTVGVVSKPFEFEGGKRMRVAEAGSQQLEDHVDSLIVVLNDKLFEVMGDDAEMDKCFQCADDVLNNAVAGIAEIINVDGLVNVDFEDVKTVMGEQGKAMMGTATVAGVDRARLAAEQAVASPLLEGVDLSGARGVLVNITSSRSLRLSETREVMNTIKSYAADDATVIFGAVYDDAMGDALRVTVVATGLGRAAKKQQQTPMTLLRTGTDNQPVGAMQHVYTPQHAATADYGSLDTPAVWRTSRDTAASHVQALQEKGVDTYDIPAFLRKQAD, encoded by the coding sequence ATGGAATTCCAGATGCTGGAAACGGAAACCAACGGCACCATCATCAAGGTGGTGGGCGTCGGTGGTGCGGGCGGCAATGCCGTCATGCACATGATCAATCGCGGCGTGCAAGGCGTCGACTTCATCGTGATGAACACGGACGCTCAGGCGCTGTCGCGCTCGCGCGCGCCGAACGTCATCCAGTTGGGCAATACGGGTCTGGGCGCAGGCGCCAAGCCGGAAATGGGCCGCGCAGCAGCAGAAGAGGCACGTGAGCGCATCGCGGACGCACTGCGTGGTGCACACATGGTGTTCATCACGGCAGGCATGGGCGGCGGCACGGGCACGGGCGCAGCACCCGTGGTCGCGCAGATCGCCAAGGAAATGGGCATTCTGACGGTGGGCGTGGTCAGCAAGCCGTTCGAGTTCGAAGGCGGCAAGCGCATGCGCGTCGCCGAAGCCGGTTCGCAGCAACTGGAGGATCACGTCGACTCGCTGATCGTCGTTCTGAACGACAAGCTGTTCGAGGTGATGGGCGATGACGCCGAAATGGACAAGTGCTTCCAGTGCGCTGACGACGTGCTCAACAACGCAGTTGCCGGTATCGCCGAAATCATCAACGTCGACGGTCTGGTGAACGTCGACTTCGAAGACGTGAAGACGGTGATGGGCGAGCAGGGCAAGGCGATGATGGGCACGGCGACGGTGGCCGGCGTCGATCGCGCGCGTCTCGCGGCGGAACAGGCTGTCGCCAGCCCGCTGCTGGAAGGTGTCGATCTGTCGGGCGCACGTGGCGTACTGGTGAACATCACGTCGAGCCGCTCGCTGCGTCTGTCGGAAACGCGCGAAGTGATGAACACGATCAAGAGCTATGCTGCTGATGACGCGACCGTGATTTTCGGCGCCGTGTACGACGACGCGATGGGCGATGCGCTGCGCGTAACCGTGGTGGCAACGGGCCTGGGCCGCGCAGCGAAGAAACAGCAGCAAACGCCGATGACGCTGCTGCGCACGGGCACGGACAACCAGCCGGTCGGCGCCATGCAGCACGTGTACACGCCGCAGCATGCAGCGACGGCGGACTACGGTTCGCTGGACACGCCGGCAGTTTGGCGTACCTCGCGTGACACGGCTGCTTCGCACGTGCAGGCGCTGCAGGAAAAGGGCGTCGATACGTACGACATCCCGGCCTTCTTGCGCAAGCAGGCAGACTGA
- the ftsA gene encoding cell division protein FtsA yields the protein MSKDYKDLLVALDIGTAKVVAIVAELKGEGHYEVIGLGQSESKGLKKGVVVNIEATVQSIQRALEEAELMADCKITNVFTGIAGSHIRSFNSSGMVAIKEKEVTQTDVARVIETAKAINIPTDQQVLHILTQEFIIDGQEDVREPIGMSGIRLEVKVHIVTGAVSAAQNIVKCVRRCGLEVNDLILQPLASSLAVLTEDEKELGVVLVDIGGGTTDIAIFSEGAIRHTAVIPIAGDQITSDIAMALRTPTPDAEDIKVSYGIAKQALADPDEMIEVPGLGERGPRTLSRQALAAVIEPRVEELFSLVQQVVRESGYEELLSSGVVLTGGASMMPGMVELGEDIFLKPVRIGVPEYAGGLADVVRNPRYSTAMGLLVEGRSQRMRGRKVAVQSGSMGQVFTRMKDWFLGNF from the coding sequence ATGAGTAAAGACTATAAAGATCTGCTGGTAGCCCTCGACATCGGCACGGCGAAAGTGGTCGCCATCGTTGCCGAGTTGAAGGGCGAAGGTCACTACGAGGTGATCGGACTCGGCCAGAGCGAATCGAAAGGGCTCAAAAAAGGCGTCGTGGTGAACATCGAGGCCACGGTGCAGTCCATCCAGCGAGCGCTCGAAGAAGCCGAATTGATGGCCGACTGCAAGATCACGAACGTGTTCACCGGGATCGCGGGGAGCCATATTCGCAGCTTCAATTCAAGCGGGATGGTCGCGATCAAGGAAAAGGAAGTGACGCAGACCGACGTCGCACGCGTGATCGAAACGGCGAAGGCGATCAACATCCCGACCGATCAGCAGGTGCTGCACATCCTGACGCAGGAATTCATCATCGACGGCCAGGAAGACGTGCGCGAGCCGATCGGCATGAGCGGCATCCGTCTCGAAGTGAAGGTGCACATCGTGACGGGTGCAGTGAGCGCGGCGCAGAACATCGTGAAGTGCGTGCGCCGCTGCGGTCTCGAAGTGAACGATCTGATCCTGCAGCCGCTGGCGTCGTCGCTGGCTGTGCTGACGGAGGACGAGAAGGAACTGGGCGTGGTGCTGGTCGATATCGGCGGCGGCACGACGGACATCGCAATCTTCAGCGAAGGCGCGATCCGTCATACGGCCGTGATTCCGATCGCCGGCGACCAGATCACGAGCGACATCGCGATGGCGCTGCGTACGCCGACGCCGGACGCCGAAGACATCAAGGTCAGCTACGGCATCGCGAAGCAGGCGCTTGCCGATCCGGACGAGATGATCGAAGTGCCGGGTCTCGGCGAGCGCGGTCCGCGCACGCTGTCGCGCCAGGCGCTCGCGGCCGTGATCGAGCCGCGCGTGGAAGAACTGTTTTCGCTCGTGCAGCAGGTCGTGCGCGAGTCGGGTTACGAAGAACTGTTGAGCTCGGGCGTCGTGCTGACGGGCGGCGCGTCGATGATGCCGGGCATGGTCGAACTGGGCGAGGACATTTTCCTGAAGCCGGTGCGGATCGGCGTGCCGGAATATGCAGGCGGTCTTGCGGACGTGGTGCGCAATCCGCGTTACTCGACGGCGATGGGTCTGCTGGTCGAAGGACGCTCGCAGCGCATGCGTGGTCGCAAGGTCGCGGTGCAGTCGGGCTCGATGGGACAGGTGTTCACGAGGATGAAGGACTGGTTCCTCGGCAATTTCTAG
- a CDS encoding cell division protein FtsQ/DivIB, whose protein sequence is MWNNVRQLNLAANALHALLLLVLLAAGGYWLIQRPNFTLREIRIDGDTEHINSPTVRAGVVGRLKGNFFTVDLDTARQAFEQMPWVRHASVRRVWPNALAVTLEEYKPIGTWGTDQLVSTDGEVFTANQGELEEELPAFDGPEGSAKEVVARYRDFKKWFAPVGATPDEVTLSPRFAWTVKLSNGMQVELGRERNQDTLADRCKRLTAAWGAVTQRWGKDIEYADLRYPNGFAIRAAGMRFITEPDKGKK, encoded by the coding sequence ATGTGGAACAACGTTCGCCAGCTCAACCTCGCCGCCAACGCGTTGCACGCGTTGTTGCTGCTCGTGCTGCTGGCGGCGGGCGGCTACTGGCTGATCCAGCGACCGAACTTTACGCTGCGCGAGATCCGCATCGACGGCGATACGGAGCACATCAACTCGCCGACAGTGCGCGCGGGCGTGGTCGGCCGGTTGAAGGGCAACTTCTTCACCGTCGATCTCGACACGGCGCGCCAGGCATTCGAACAGATGCCGTGGGTGCGTCATGCAAGCGTGCGCCGCGTGTGGCCGAATGCGCTCGCGGTGACGCTGGAGGAATACAAGCCGATCGGCACATGGGGTACCGATCAGCTGGTGAGCACCGACGGAGAGGTGTTCACCGCGAACCAGGGCGAGCTCGAAGAAGAGCTGCCCGCGTTCGATGGCCCGGAAGGGTCCGCGAAGGAAGTCGTCGCGCGCTATCGCGACTTCAAGAAGTGGTTTGCGCCAGTCGGCGCGACGCCGGATGAAGTGACGCTGTCGCCGCGCTTCGCGTGGACGGTGAAGCTGTCGAACGGCATGCAGGTCGAACTGGGACGCGAGCGCAATCAGGACACGCTCGCCGATCGCTGCAAGCGGCTCACCGCGGCATGGGGCGCGGTGACGCAACGTTGGGGGAAGGACATCGAATATGCGGACTTGCGCTATCCGAACGGCTTCGCCATTCGTGCGGCAGGCATGCGCTTCATTACGGAACCCGACAAGGGCAAGAAGTAA
- a CDS encoding D-alanine--D-alanine ligase translates to MSGIDPKSFGKVAVLLGGASAEREVSLNSGRLVLQGLRDAGVDAYAFDPAERPLAALKDEGFVRAFNALHGGYGENGQIQGALDFYGIRYTGSGVLGSALGLDKFRTKLVWQQLGIPTPPFEAVLRGDDYAARAQGIVAKLGLPLFVKPASEGSSVAVIKVKTADALVPALEEAVKFDKIVVVEKSIEGGGEYTACIAGDLDLPIIRIVPAGEFYDYHAKYIANDTQYMIPCGIAAEEEARLKKLARQAFDVLGCTDWGRADFMLDGEGNAYFLEVNTAPGMTDHSLPPKAARAVGISYQELVVKVLALTLKD, encoded by the coding sequence ATGAGCGGTATCGATCCTAAATCTTTCGGCAAGGTTGCCGTGCTGCTCGGCGGTGCGTCCGCCGAGCGCGAAGTGTCGCTGAACTCCGGCCGTCTCGTGCTGCAAGGCCTGCGCGATGCAGGCGTCGACGCGTATGCGTTCGATCCCGCCGAGCGTCCGCTCGCGGCATTGAAGGATGAAGGCTTCGTGCGCGCGTTCAACGCGCTGCACGGCGGCTATGGCGAGAACGGCCAGATTCAGGGCGCGCTCGATTTCTACGGTATCCGTTATACGGGCAGCGGCGTCCTCGGCTCGGCGCTCGGTCTCGACAAGTTCCGCACCAAGCTCGTGTGGCAGCAGCTCGGCATTCCGACGCCGCCGTTCGAAGCCGTGCTGCGCGGCGACGACTACGCCGCGCGCGCGCAGGGCATCGTCGCGAAGCTCGGCTTGCCGCTCTTCGTGAAGCCGGCCAGCGAAGGGTCGAGCGTTGCCGTCATCAAGGTGAAGACGGCCGACGCGCTCGTGCCCGCGCTCGAAGAAGCGGTGAAGTTCGACAAGATCGTCGTAGTGGAAAAGAGCATCGAAGGCGGCGGCGAGTACACGGCGTGCATCGCGGGCGATCTCGATCTGCCCATCATCCGCATCGTGCCCGCCGGCGAGTTCTACGACTATCACGCGAAGTACATCGCGAACGACACGCAGTACATGATTCCGTGCGGCATCGCGGCTGAAGAAGAAGCGCGCCTGAAGAAGCTCGCGCGCCAGGCGTTCGACGTGCTCGGCTGCACCGACTGGGGTCGTGCCGACTTCATGCTGGACGGAGAAGGCAACGCATATTTTCTCGAAGTGAACACGGCGCCCGGCATGACGGATCATTCGCTGCCGCCGAAGGCAGCGCGTGCTGTCGGCATCAGCTACCAGGAACTGGTGGTGAAGGTGCTCGCGCTGACGCTGAAGGATTAA